The genomic DNA GACGGGAAGTCCGTTTAAAAATATTTTGTTTTTTTGTATTCCCATTTTTATCGGGAATATTTTTCAGCAACTTTACAGCATGGTCGACACCATCATCGTGGGGCAGACCATCTCGCTCGACGCGCTCGCCGCGGTCGGCTGTACGGGTTCGGTCAATTTTCTCATACTCGGCTTCATATCGGGCGTATGCAGCGGATTCGGCGTTCTCATCGCGCAGTTTTACGGCGCGGGGGACGAAGAAAACGTCAGGCGTTCGGTCGGCACTTCCTATGTGCTCTGCATTGCCGTCACCGCCGTCGTCACTGCCGTTGCGGTCGCGACCGCCATGCCCCTTTTAAAACTGATGCGCACCGATTCCGCCATTATCGGCGACGCTTATGATTACATAATCGTCATTTTCTGGGGCATCGGCGCGACTACCTTATATAATATGGCGTCGTGTATGCTCCGCGCCATCGGGGACAGCCGCGCGCCGCTGTATTTTCTCATCTTCGCCTCCGTTCTCAATATCGGGCTGGATTATCTGTGCATTCTCGTATTTCGCATGGGCGTGGCGGGCGCGGGCGTCGCCACCGTCTTGTCCCAACTCGTATCGGGCGTATTATGCCTTTTGTACGCACTGAAAAAATATAAGATCCTGCGCACGCGGCGCCGCCATTTCTGGACGAACGCGCTCTTTGGCTGGAAACATTTGAAAGTGGGGCTTCCGATGGCGCTGCAATTCTCCATTACGGCCATCGGGGTCATGGTCGTGCAGTCGGTGCTCAACACCATGGGTACGGACACCGTCGCCGCCTATACCGCGGCCTCCAAAATAGACAGCATCGCGCAGCAGCCCTTCGTCGCTATCGGCGCGGCCATTGCCACCTACTGCGCGCAGAATTACGGCGCAAAGCAGTACGGGCGCATCAAAAAGGGCATGAATATCGGACTGCTGCTCACCGTTATTTTCAGCGCCGCGGGGTTTTTACTCATTCTGCTCTTGAAAAAACCGCTCATTCTCCTATTTGCGGGGGAGGATTACGAGAGGATCTACGACAATGCCGCCATGTACCTGTATATCAACGCGGGCACGTATCTGCTTCTGGGGCTTATCTTTCTCTATCGGAACGGGATCCAGGGCATGGGCTTTTCCGCCGTCACCATGCTTGCGGGCGGCGCGGAACTCGTCATGCGTATCGTCGCCGCGCTCATATTCGCGCGTTATTGGGGATATATCGGCGTGTGTTCCGCCAATCCCGCCGCATGGTTCGGGGCGGACGTCATTCTCGTCATCGTATACGCGGTGCTCGCCAAAAAATCCATTCCCACCGCCAAAACGCCAAAACGAAAACATCATTCTCCCTTCGAAGATCGTGAGATCGCCCGTTAACTCAGAAAGAAAGCAGTCGAATTTCGACTGCTTTTGTAATTTTTGTCATGAATTTTTGTGATATATTTGACAAATCGGCATAGAAATAATATAATAGAAAATGTAATAGTTAATCATGACATTTATTACGGAAAGTTAAGAGAATGAAACATTTATCGAAAAAAGTGCTGATCATAATCGTCGTCATCGCGATCATCGCCACGGCTACCGTGGTCTTTTTCGCTTGTCAGCCCAAACCGGCCGCCACGCCGCCGCCCAAAAACGGGCATACGGTCAGCATGGCGCCGCCCGAGGACGGAACTTCTCCCGAAGATTACGATGGGCTGGAAAATCTCGCTTATATGGCGGGCAGGCTTTCCGCGCGTACGTATTTTCACAGCGAGAATACGGGACTGGTGGACACCATCGCAAAACAGAACGTAGTGGGGACCAAGGATTATTATAACGGCATTCTCATCACGCAATCGGTGAGCACCAGCGCCTTTGCGAGCGTCGCGCAGCAGAAATTTTACGGCGACGGCAAAGTGGTCGTCCGCGGACCCAGATATGACAAGGGCAAGTGGAACGGAATACATACCGAGTGGTCGAACGATAAGCCCGTTTCCGTGCTCGACGAGGCGCAATATCTGGAAGCGTACGGGCTTTGGGCGGACGAGTTTTCCGATTACGTGCTCAATGCCGAAACCGTGAGCGACGTTTCCGACCTTGCCCGCGACGAGAACGGAAATTTCGTGCAGACTTTCACGCTCGATCCCTCGGGCTCGACCTATTATTATAAGCGTCAGATGCGCACTATGGGGAATCTCGGGGATTATCCCTCTTTCTCGTCGGTGCAGATCACGTTTACGTTCGACGACACATGGTCGGTTTTGCGTGCGGATATCGAGGAAGAATACAAAGTTTCCGTTTCGGTGCTCAACGTATCCTGCAAGGCGACTTCATCTATCGTGTACACATACGAAGAGAGCGCCGTGGACGTTTCCGCGTACGAATCGTATTTCAAAAACTATGCCGATGCTCCCGTTACGGGCGGCGGCGAAACGCCGCTTACCGTCGTAGATTATCTCCAACAGGGTTTTGCGGGGTATCTCGCCGAGCCTTCCACGTTCGATCTGAAGATCGCGGTCAACGGCGATACCGTTGCGGGGCGCGTGACGCTCGATCTCGCCAACGGTCTGGAGATCCGCGCGTCTTTGGGCGATCTTCTCCTCAATGTCGAAAGCGATTCGCTCTACGTACAATATAAAGAGTTGACGGGCAAATTGGCGCTTTCCGACCTGATTTCACTGGCGGGAGGCGGTTTTGCAGGCGTCGATCCCGATAAACTGA from Candidatus Borkfalkia ceftriaxoniphila includes the following:
- a CDS encoding MATE family efflux transporter codes for the protein MKGYKDLTTGSPFKNILFFCIPIFIGNIFQQLYSMVDTIIVGQTISLDALAAVGCTGSVNFLILGFISGVCSGFGVLIAQFYGAGDEENVRRSVGTSYVLCIAVTAVVTAVAVATAMPLLKLMRTDSAIIGDAYDYIIVIFWGIGATTLYNMASCMLRAIGDSRAPLYFLIFASVLNIGLDYLCILVFRMGVAGAGVATVLSQLVSGVLCLLYALKKYKILRTRRRHFWTNALFGWKHLKVGLPMALQFSITAIGVMVVQSVLNTMGTDTVAAYTAASKIDSIAQQPFVAIGAAIATYCAQNYGAKQYGRIKKGMNIGLLLTVIFSAAGFLLILLLKKPLILLFAGEDYERIYDNAAMYLYINAGTYLLLGLIFLYRNGIQGMGFSAVTMLAGGAELVMRIVAALIFARYWGYIGVCSANPAAWFGADVILVIVYAVLAKKSIPTAKTPKRKHHSPFEDREIAR